From the Lathyrus oleraceus cultivar Zhongwan6 chromosome 4, CAAS_Psat_ZW6_1.0, whole genome shotgun sequence genome, one window contains:
- the LOC127138091 gene encoding secreted RxLR effector protein 161-like, whose translation MESCNLASTPMEPGTKLSKFDGGERVEAGKYRSLVGSLRYLTCTRPDISLSVGIVSRFMEEPVYTHWKALKRIPRYIQGTVSLGMFYSNSDKYKLVGYSDSDWCGDIDDRKSTSGYVFFMGNTAFTWLSKKQPIVTLSTCEAKYVAASWCICHAIWLRRLMSKMELKQKGATIIQVDNKSTIELAKNPVNHERSKHIDVRFHFIREHVKEGNAELKHVASKDQATDIFTKPLSK comes from the coding sequence ATGGAAAGCTGTAATCTGGCTTCGACGCCAATGGAACCAGGAACAAAGTTGTCGAAATTTGATGGAGGAGAACGTGTCGAAGCCGGAAAATACCGAAGTTTGGTAGGAAGTCTTCGCTATCTCACATGTACAAGACCAGATATCTCATTAAGTGTAGGCATTGTAAGTCGATTCATGGAGGAGCCAGTTTACACACATTGGAAAGCATTGAAGCGAATTCCGAGGTACATCCAAGGAACAGTGTCACTTGGGATGTTCTACTCGAATTCAGACAAATACAAGTTGGTTGGTTACTCTGACAGTGATTGGTGCGGAGACATAGACGatcgaaaaagcacttctggataTGTGTTCTTCATGGGAAATACTGCATTCACTTGGCTTTCTAAAAAGCAACCAATAGTAACACTTTCGACATGTGAAGCAAAATATGTAGCAGCATCCTGGTGCATTTGTCATGCAATATGGCTCAGAAGATTGATGAGTAAAATGGAGCTAAAACAGAAAGGTGCAACAATAATACAAGTTGACAACAAGTCAACAATTGAGTTAGCAAAGAATCCAGTAAACCATGAAAGGAGCAAACACATTGACGTCCGCTTCCACTTCATTCGAGAACACGTGAAGGAAGGAAATGCCGAATTGAAACATGTAGCAAGTAAGGACCAAGCAACcgacattttcacaaaaccactatCAAAATAA